The following proteins are encoded in a genomic region of Bradyrhizobium sp. SK17:
- a CDS encoding DUF2946 family protein, producing MRRFVLRQRVGRAAAFVAAYALVLNVILSSLLVASISPAAAAAGQILCINSADAGVAHDDAGKSGRSGAIHCPLCIGHHVTGALPPPAFALGARLPVAVATIRAFEARFVARFRSHDHQSRGPPALT from the coding sequence ATGAGGCGGTTCGTTCTCAGGCAGCGTGTGGGCAGGGCGGCGGCGTTTGTCGCAGCGTACGCGCTTGTCCTCAACGTCATCCTCTCGAGCCTCCTCGTCGCCAGCATATCGCCTGCGGCCGCAGCAGCCGGCCAGATCCTCTGCATCAACAGCGCCGACGCCGGCGTCGCCCACGATGACGCCGGCAAGAGCGGGCGTAGCGGCGCGATCCATTGTCCGCTGTGCATCGGCCATCACGTCACCGGCGCGCTGCCGCCGCCGGCGTTCGCGCTCGGCGCTCGGCTGCCAGTCGCGGTCGCGACGATCCGTGCGTTCGAGGCGCGGTTCGTTGCACGGTTCCGATCCCACGATCATCAATCCCGCGGACCTCCGGCACTGACCTGA
- a CDS encoding TonB-dependent receptor: MPASPGPGAFSSSPGRGEVSSAVTALPAAVTVVDAPTITRMPVASYGDLFRSLPGFDISNYGQGGIGYGLSMRGYTDGEHGRDIAYFIDGVPLNEVSSLHTPNYADLNILLPETVKRIEVVRGPFSVEYGDSNLGGSVNIVTKESEPFATVGVSGGTQGTIRGVGTYSTTQGAWLPYLALEGYHTDGYRDNSFVDRYNSFNKVTTTLPDGATVSFRAQAYGTEFGAPGYANRDAIEAGLISEKSATNPTDGGNKQLQNFVMNYSAGATDQELKGALFLSHDYFNRYADFGGGQRWQHDDRTMAGGRVSKVWTGAIGDDIPVQVLVGSNWRTDVINAYQAPTTARTVTGAPVVNLGLTETNLAAFGQVQVKPLPWLKFTAGGRFDQFIYDINDRITPGGTPDISNGITSPKVGVAITPVSWLEVFANYGQGFRSIDVPLELIGNPGLQPFKIASAEAGGQLTFSRFRFLGSYWTTESENESFQAAPGLPVTFLGRTRREGFDLDGRYYVVKQGADSVSLFANYSGVEAVILGTPFTEYVPSVPKYVANLGIDFDVATVNAQRLSGSAYVTFVGKKYMTQDGQITTSPYQRVTGKLAYSWPEGWSAFTQATWYPGDRLSEVAFNFGDAVTATSADIFVSPQPRLVVLGGLSYRFPTVFAASAPAMVTK, from the coding sequence GTGCCGGCATCGCCCGGCCCGGGAGCGTTTTCGTCGTCCCCCGGGCGCGGCGAGGTGTCGAGTGCGGTCACGGCACTGCCTGCCGCCGTCACTGTCGTTGATGCTCCGACGATCACACGCATGCCGGTGGCAAGTTACGGCGATCTGTTCCGGTCGCTACCCGGTTTCGATATCTCGAACTATGGGCAGGGCGGCATCGGCTACGGCCTGTCGATGCGCGGTTACACCGACGGGGAGCATGGGCGCGACATCGCCTACTTCATCGACGGCGTGCCGTTGAACGAAGTGTCATCGCTGCACACGCCGAACTATGCCGATCTCAACATCCTGCTGCCCGAGACGGTCAAGCGGATCGAGGTGGTGCGAGGGCCGTTCTCTGTCGAATACGGCGATTCCAATCTCGGCGGCTCGGTCAACATCGTCACCAAGGAGTCCGAGCCGTTCGCGACCGTCGGGGTCTCCGGCGGCACCCAGGGCACGATTCGCGGTGTCGGCACCTACAGCACCACCCAAGGCGCTTGGTTGCCGTATCTCGCGCTCGAGGGCTACCACACCGACGGCTATCGCGATAACAGCTTCGTCGACCGCTACAATTCCTTCAACAAGGTGACCACGACGCTGCCCGACGGCGCGACCGTCTCGTTCCGGGCGCAGGCCTATGGCACCGAATTCGGCGCGCCCGGCTATGCCAACCGCGACGCCATCGAGGCGGGGCTGATCTCGGAGAAGTCGGCGACCAATCCGACCGATGGCGGCAACAAGCAATTGCAGAATTTCGTCATGAACTATTCGGCGGGCGCCACGGACCAGGAACTGAAGGGCGCGCTGTTTCTCAGTCACGACTACTTCAACCGTTACGCCGATTTCGGCGGCGGGCAGCGTTGGCAGCACGATGACCGCACCATGGCGGGCGGACGGGTCAGCAAGGTCTGGACCGGCGCCATCGGCGATGACATTCCGGTTCAGGTGCTGGTCGGCAGCAACTGGCGTACCGACGTGATCAATGCCTACCAGGCGCCGACGACGGCGCGAACGGTGACGGGCGCGCCGGTTGTCAATCTGGGGCTGACCGAGACCAATCTCGCCGCGTTCGGCCAAGTGCAGGTCAAGCCGCTGCCGTGGCTGAAGTTCACCGCCGGCGGACGTTTCGACCAGTTCATCTATGACATCAATGACCGGATCACGCCGGGCGGCACGCCGGATATCTCCAACGGCATCACCAGCCCGAAAGTCGGCGTCGCGATCACGCCGGTGAGTTGGCTGGAAGTCTTCGCCAATTACGGACAGGGTTTCCGCAGCATCGACGTCCCGCTGGAACTGATCGGCAATCCCGGCTTGCAGCCGTTCAAGATCGCGAGCGCGGAGGCGGGCGGTCAGCTGACCTTCAGCCGTTTCCGTTTCCTCGGCAGCTATTGGACCACCGAGTCGGAGAACGAGTCCTTTCAGGCCGCACCGGGATTGCCGGTGACATTCCTGGGGCGAACGCGCCGTGAGGGATTCGATCTCGACGGACGCTATTATGTCGTGAAGCAGGGGGCGGACAGCGTCTCACTGTTTGCCAATTACAGCGGCGTCGAGGCCGTCATTCTGGGAACGCCGTTCACGGAATACGTTCCGAGCGTTCCGAAATACGTCGCCAATCTCGGCATCGATTTCGACGTCGCGACCGTCAATGCGCAGCGGCTGTCAGGCTCAGCCTATGTGACCTTCGTCGGCAAGAAATACATGACCCAGGATGGCCAGATCACGACTTCGCCGTACCAGCGCGTCACTGGCAAGCTCGCCTATTCATGGCCGGAGGGCTGGTCCGCTTTCACGCAGGCCACATGGTATCCGGGCGACCGCCTGAGCGAGGTCGCGTTCAATTTCGGCGATGCGGTGACCGCGACATCGGCCGACATCTTTGTCAGCCCTCAGCCACGGCTGGTCGTGCTGGGGGGACTGTCCTATCGCTTCCCGACCGTGTTTGCTGCTAGCGCTCCCGCAATGGTGACGAAATGA
- the ldtR gene encoding transcriptional regulator LdtR — MMKAVATTAADAADRAAGQAPVQPLYLEALTLVERLHRRLLDVIKDEFDRRGRADINSVQALLLYNIGDKELTAGELRTRGYYLGSNVSYNLKKLVELGFLDHQRSRVDRRSVRIRLTPQGQEVRKIVDALYQKHVKTVEQVGGISNEEFASLNKSLHRLERFWTDQILYRL; from the coding sequence ATGATGAAAGCCGTTGCGACAACGGCGGCGGACGCCGCCGATCGCGCTGCCGGTCAAGCTCCGGTGCAGCCGCTCTATCTCGAAGCCCTGACTTTGGTGGAGCGGCTGCATCGCCGGCTCCTCGACGTCATCAAGGACGAGTTCGATCGTCGTGGCCGCGCCGACATCAATTCGGTGCAGGCGCTGCTCCTGTACAACATCGGTGACAAGGAACTGACCGCCGGCGAGCTGCGCACCCGCGGCTACTATCTCGGCTCCAACGTCTCCTACAATCTGAAGAAGCTCGTCGAGCTCGGCTTCCTCGATCATCAGCGCTCGCGCGTCGATCGCCGCTCGGTTCGCATCCGTCTGACCCCGCAGGGCCAGGAAGTGCGCAAGATCGTCGATGCGCTCTATCAGAAGCACGTCAAGACGGTGGAGCAGGTCGGCGGCATCTCGAACGAGGAGTTCGCGAGCCTCAACAAGTCGCTGCATCGCCTCGAGCGGTTCTGGACCGACCAGATCCTGTATCGCCTCTGA
- a CDS encoding HoxN/HupN/NixA family nickel/cobalt transporter, whose protein sequence is MTEQFGAGADERRPLAFRVFDDAPADARTKSYLLGALLILVNVAVWLWAYLSFRDYPLLLGTASLAYTLGLRHAVDPDHIAAIDNVTRKLMQEGKRPVAVGMFFALGHSTVVVAASLLVALSVGALEARFEGFKEYGGVIGTGVSAAFLLLIALINTMILISVYRAFQASRRGDHVTEEELQNVLNQRGFLARMLRSLFALITRSWQMYPLGFLFGLGFDTASEIGLLGIAAAQGSAGLPVWSILVFPALFTAGMSLIDTADGIIMVQAYGWAFRQPVRKLYYNLTMTLISIVVALLIGGIEALGLIAGKLDLHGPFWDLVGRISDDFSLLGYLIVGVFIAAWLISMLVFRLARLDQVEGQGSSG, encoded by the coding sequence ATGACTGAACAGTTCGGGGCCGGAGCCGATGAACGACGCCCGCTGGCCTTCCGGGTCTTCGACGACGCACCCGCGGACGCCCGGACGAAGTCATACCTGCTCGGCGCGCTTCTGATACTGGTGAATGTCGCGGTCTGGCTGTGGGCCTATCTCAGCTTCCGCGACTATCCGTTGCTGCTTGGAACGGCATCGCTGGCCTACACGCTCGGGCTGCGCCATGCCGTCGATCCCGACCATATCGCGGCGATCGATAACGTCACCCGCAAGCTGATGCAGGAGGGCAAGCGCCCGGTCGCGGTCGGGATGTTCTTTGCGTTGGGCCACTCGACGGTCGTCGTTGCGGCATCGCTGCTGGTCGCACTGTCGGTCGGCGCCCTCGAAGCCAGGTTCGAAGGCTTCAAGGAATACGGGGGCGTGATCGGGACAGGAGTTTCGGCGGCGTTCCTGCTGCTGATCGCGCTCATCAACACGATGATCCTGATCTCGGTGTATCGCGCCTTCCAGGCTTCCCGGCGCGGTGACCATGTCACCGAGGAGGAACTACAGAACGTGCTGAACCAGCGCGGCTTCCTCGCCCGCATGCTGCGCTCGCTGTTCGCCCTCATCACCAGGAGCTGGCAGATGTATCCGCTCGGCTTCCTGTTCGGCCTCGGCTTCGATACCGCGAGCGAAATCGGCTTGCTGGGGATCGCGGCGGCGCAAGGCTCCGCCGGCTTGCCGGTGTGGTCGATCCTGGTATTCCCGGCGTTGTTCACCGCCGGCATGTCGCTGATCGACACCGCCGACGGGATCATCATGGTGCAGGCCTATGGCTGGGCGTTTCGGCAGCCGGTGCGCAAGCTCTACTACAATCTGACCATGACGCTGATCTCCATCGTCGTGGCCCTGCTGATCGGCGGCATCGAGGCGCTCGGCCTGATTGCCGGCAAGCTCGACCTGCATGGGCCATTCTGGGATCTTGTCGGCCGCATCAGCGACGACTTCAGTCTCCTCGGATACCTCATCGTCGGCGTATTCATCGCGGCGTGGCTGATTTCGATGCTGGTGTTCCGGCTGGCACGGCTCGATCAGGTCGAAGGCCAGGGCAGTAGCGGCTGA
- a CDS encoding TonB-dependent receptor domain-containing protein, with product MSSAIARLRACALAGTTVAFISPVNAQSTSQSTLPSVTVDAPQPRRDASVRPQRRTARSTPARAAPVPAAPVQAASGEGGGTRAALAVLSAQQALKEISNTPGGVALVPADAYRNSTVANTIKDILDYVPGVFAQPKWGDDTRLSIRGSGLSRNFHLRGIQLYMDGIPINTSDGYGDFQEVDPTAYKYVEVHKGGNALRFGANSLGGAINFVTPTGRDPNPNGASFDFGAFNTRRLQVNAGGANGPWDGFVTASTQASDGFRDHSFGSSNKLSANVGYQISPDVETRFYLNANEVRQRIPGSVDRTTALTSPTTAAAVNVANDWQRNIDTVRIANKTTIRLDDAQLEFGAFGVDRHLMHPIFQWLDYRYKDYGGFVKLTDDRNVGGFRNRFVAGVNILNGTIDAQQFVNVGGFKGAQTSSLRQTPENYSAFAENSFYFLPNVAFVAGTQYLFAVRDQHVNFSTNGDLNGRSSFSLWSPKTGLLWQVDPSWQVFGNVSRSAEVPSFGESVSPNFLNPTLPNIPFFSIKPQTATTYEIGTRMKRPDYAWEVTLYRSEIDNELLCLYSAFGNCNVTNANKTIHQGIEAGAGAAIVRDLFVGGQAPDKIWLNIAYTLNDFRFDNDPVFGNNQLPGAPRHFVRAELLYKHPIGLYAGPNLEWVPQAYFVDSANTLMTSAYAIWGFKAGFDNGGPVSGYIEARNIANKAYIASASIIDRANAASPLFEPGTGRAIYAGLKYRW from the coding sequence ATGTCATCCGCCATCGCGCGGCTGCGAGCCTGTGCGCTCGCCGGCACCACCGTCGCATTCATTTCGCCCGTAAACGCTCAATCCACATCGCAATCGACGCTGCCATCCGTCACGGTCGACGCGCCCCAGCCGCGACGCGACGCATCGGTGCGTCCGCAGCGGCGCACCGCACGCAGTACGCCGGCGCGGGCCGCGCCCGTTCCTGCCGCCCCGGTGCAAGCGGCCTCGGGTGAGGGCGGCGGCACCCGTGCCGCGCTGGCCGTGCTGTCGGCGCAGCAGGCGCTGAAGGAGATCAGCAACACGCCGGGCGGCGTCGCGCTGGTGCCGGCCGATGCCTACCGCAACTCGACCGTGGCCAACACGATCAAGGACATCCTCGATTATGTCCCCGGTGTCTTCGCGCAGCCGAAATGGGGCGACGATACGCGGCTCTCGATCCGCGGTTCAGGCCTGTCGCGCAATTTCCATCTGCGCGGCATCCAGCTCTACATGGACGGCATTCCGATCAACACTTCCGATGGCTACGGTGATTTCCAGGAGGTCGACCCGACCGCCTACAAATACGTCGAGGTCCACAAGGGCGGCAATGCGCTGCGGTTCGGCGCCAATTCGCTCGGCGGCGCGATCAATTTTGTCACCCCGACCGGGCGCGATCCGAATCCGAACGGCGCATCGTTCGACTTTGGCGCCTTCAACACGAGGCGGCTTCAGGTCAATGCCGGTGGCGCGAACGGGCCGTGGGATGGCTTCGTCACCGCGTCCACGCAGGCCTCGGACGGCTTCCGCGATCACAGTTTCGGCTCGAGCAACAAGCTCAGCGCCAATGTCGGTTACCAGATATCGCCCGATGTCGAGACCCGGTTCTACTTGAATGCCAACGAGGTGCGCCAGCGCATCCCGGGCAGCGTCGACCGGACGACGGCGCTGACGTCGCCGACCACGGCCGCCGCGGTCAATGTCGCCAATGACTGGCAGCGCAACATCGACACGGTGCGGATCGCCAACAAGACGACCATCCGCCTTGACGACGCCCAGCTCGAGTTCGGCGCGTTCGGCGTCGACCGGCACCTGATGCATCCGATCTTCCAGTGGCTCGATTATCGCTACAAGGACTATGGCGGCTTCGTGAAGTTGACCGACGACCGTAACGTCGGTGGTTTCCGCAACCGGTTCGTCGCCGGCGTCAACATCCTCAACGGCACCATCGATGCCCAGCAGTTCGTCAATGTCGGCGGCTTCAAGGGCGCGCAGACGTCGTCATTGCGACAGACACCGGAGAACTATTCGGCGTTCGCGGAGAATTCGTTCTACTTCCTGCCGAACGTCGCCTTCGTCGCCGGGACGCAATATTTGTTTGCGGTGCGCGACCAGCACGTCAACTTCTCGACCAATGGCGACCTCAACGGCCGCAGCAGCTTCAGCCTTTGGAGCCCCAAGACCGGGCTGTTGTGGCAGGTCGATCCAAGCTGGCAGGTGTTCGGCAACGTCTCGCGCAGCGCCGAGGTGCCGAGCTTCGGCGAGAGCGTCAGTCCGAACTTCCTCAATCCCACCCTCCCGAACATCCCGTTCTTCTCGATCAAGCCGCAGACCGCGACGACCTACGAGATCGGCACCCGCATGAAGCGGCCGGACTATGCCTGGGAAGTCACGCTCTATCGTTCCGAGATCGATAACGAGCTACTCTGCCTCTACAGCGCGTTCGGCAATTGCAACGTCACCAATGCCAACAAGACGATCCATCAGGGGATCGAGGCCGGCGCGGGCGCGGCCATCGTCCGCGACCTCTTCGTGGGAGGACAGGCGCCGGACAAGATCTGGCTCAACATCGCCTATACGTTGAACGATTTCCGCTTCGACAATGATCCGGTGTTCGGCAACAACCAGCTGCCCGGTGCGCCGCGCCACTTCGTGCGGGCCGAACTGCTCTACAAGCATCCGATCGGGCTTTATGCCGGACCCAATCTGGAATGGGTGCCGCAGGCCTATTTCGTCGACAGCGCGAACACGCTGATGACGTCGGCTTACGCGATCTGGGGCTTCAAGGCGGGCTTCGACAATGGCGGTCCGGTGTCGGGCTACATCGAGGCGCGCAACATCGCCAACAAGGCCTATATCGCAAGCGCCAGCATCATCGATCGCGCCAATGCTGCGTCTCCGTTGTTCGAGCCCGGCACGGGCAGGGCAATCTATGCCGGATTGAAATACCGGTGGTGA
- a CDS encoding DUF4198 domain-containing protein, whose protein sequence is MKTALLLVLGAGLGFASVQSAFAHDVWLTVGGKASNRRAVVNYGHPDDRPPAVADKIVDLVAINAKGRVSLLAGIEPKSEKGILVVETKPFADDTHMLLAARYDNGFWVKLPDGSYRNATRRLVPDAADSMWSVKFAKALTGSGAPWDTVLGQELEIVPLSDPAKTGIGQTLHLKVLFHGKPLAGAEVERGDGVTAVAEKDIPRFSTDADGVAAVPLVKAGPHLLVIDHKVTPSASPDQANADLYNATLWFNVAK, encoded by the coding sequence ATGAAAACTGCTCTGCTTTTGGTTCTGGGCGCCGGCCTTGGCTTCGCGTCGGTGCAATCGGCATTTGCGCATGACGTGTGGCTCACCGTCGGCGGCAAGGCTTCGAACCGCCGTGCCGTCGTCAACTATGGTCACCCCGACGACCGTCCGCCCGCGGTCGCCGACAAGATCGTCGACCTCGTCGCGATCAACGCCAAAGGCCGCGTCTCGCTGCTCGCCGGCATCGAACCGAAATCCGAGAAGGGCATTCTGGTGGTCGAAACCAAGCCGTTCGCCGACGACACACACATGCTGCTGGCGGCGCGGTACGACAACGGCTTCTGGGTAAAGTTGCCGGACGGTTCCTATCGCAACGCCACGCGGCGACTGGTTCCCGACGCCGCTGACAGCATGTGGTCGGTGAAGTTCGCCAAGGCGCTGACCGGCTCCGGGGCGCCCTGGGACACAGTCCTGGGCCAGGAGCTCGAAATCGTCCCGCTCTCGGACCCGGCGAAGACCGGCATTGGGCAGACGCTTCACCTCAAGGTGCTGTTTCACGGCAAGCCGCTCGCGGGCGCGGAGGTCGAACGCGGGGACGGGGTGACGGCGGTCGCGGAAAAGGATATTCCGCGGTTCTCCACGGATGCGGACGGCGTCGCCGCGGTGCCGCTGGTCAAGGCCGGTCCGCATCTGCTGGTGATCGATCACAAGGTGACGCCGTCGGCTTCGCCCGATCAGGCCAATGCGGACCTCTACAATGCCACTCTCTGGTTTAACGTTGCCAAGTGA
- a CDS encoding response regulator, giving the protein MKQWRSMKRGRSSEKVAARVLVCIVEDEPLLLIAAADFLSDAGFDTLEASNADQAIALLQQRDDIAVVVTDFDMPGSMDGLKLALAIRERWPPVEIIVVSAEIALTPEQLPVRGRFLAKPYDPDHLVGMIRAFAATA; this is encoded by the coding sequence ATGAAGCAGTGGCGCAGCATGAAGCGAGGGCGTTCCTCTGAAAAAGTGGCGGCGCGGGTTCTCGTTTGTATCGTCGAGGACGAGCCGCTGCTTCTGATTGCAGCCGCGGATTTCCTTTCTGATGCCGGGTTTGACACGCTCGAAGCCAGCAATGCCGACCAGGCGATTGCCTTGCTGCAACAGCGCGACGACATTGCCGTGGTGGTGACGGATTTCGACATGCCGGGATCAATGGACGGCTTGAAGCTTGCGTTGGCCATTCGCGAACGATGGCCGCCCGTCGAGATTATCGTGGTCTCTGCGGAGATCGCGCTGACACCCGAACAACTGCCCGTCCGCGGCCGGTTCCTCGCCAAGCCCTATGATCCGGATCACCTGGTGGGCATGATCAGGGCATTTGCTGCAACCGCCTAG
- a CDS encoding FAD-binding oxidoreductase yields MKLAVVGRGLIGAAAARHLSKMGHEVALIGPDEPADFARHGGVFGSHYDEGRITRRFDAHPFWRQANSAAISRYSEISAESGVDFYREVGVLHVGPRDGADVAAVGKITAEAGIPVEAYDDAGLAKRFPFLGLTAGMRGYFEPRDAGHISPRRLVRAQTIAAERAGARIVAEAAVGISENGAGVTIRTASGSVEAERVLVATGGHTQSLLGRSLGFTVYARTAALFRLGTAEVRRLADMPSMRCFGPKGDNPYILPPIPYPDGQNWLKLGGDPVDVALENETDIKDWFRSGGSIAVADRLEQQIRTRIPGLDVEERRVVPCMTTFGKTGLPCIGPLSQRVTVAFGCYGKSAKCSDELGRLGGLALLGEVQAEFAP; encoded by the coding sequence ATGAAACTTGCGGTGGTCGGACGTGGCCTGATCGGCGCCGCGGCGGCGCGCCATCTGAGCAAGATGGGCCACGAAGTGGCGCTGATCGGGCCCGACGAGCCGGCCGACTTTGCGCGCCATGGCGGGGTTTTCGGCAGCCACTACGACGAGGGCCGCATCACGCGCCGTTTCGACGCGCACCCGTTCTGGCGACAGGCCAACAGCGCGGCGATTTCACGCTATAGCGAGATTTCCGCGGAAAGCGGCGTCGACTTCTACCGCGAGGTCGGCGTGCTTCACGTCGGCCCCCGCGACGGCGCGGACGTCGCCGCGGTCGGCAAGATCACCGCGGAGGCCGGCATCCCGGTTGAGGCGTACGATGATGCGGGGCTTGCGAAGCGATTTCCGTTTCTCGGCCTGACGGCCGGAATGCGCGGCTATTTCGAACCGCGCGACGCCGGACATATCAGCCCGCGTCGCCTGGTCCGGGCGCAGACGATCGCCGCTGAGCGCGCCGGCGCCAGGATCGTCGCCGAAGCCGCCGTCGGAATTTCAGAGAACGGCGCTGGCGTGACAATCCGGACCGCATCGGGCAGTGTCGAGGCCGAACGCGTTCTCGTCGCAACAGGCGGACATACCCAGTCACTGCTCGGTCGATCATTGGGTTTCACGGTCTATGCCCGCACCGCGGCGCTGTTCCGGCTCGGCACGGCGGAGGTTCGACGCCTGGCCGACATGCCGTCGATGCGCTGTTTCGGGCCCAAGGGCGACAATCCCTACATCCTGCCGCCAATCCCCTACCCGGACGGTCAAAATTGGCTGAAGCTCGGCGGTGATCCGGTCGACGTTGCGCTCGAGAACGAGACTGACATCAAGGACTGGTTCAGATCAGGTGGCTCGATCGCAGTGGCCGATCGGCTGGAGCAGCAGATCCGCACGCGCATTCCCGGCCTTGATGTCGAGGAGCGTCGCGTCGTGCCTTGCATGACCACGTTCGGCAAGACCGGCCTTCCCTGCATCGGTCCGCTGTCGCAACGCGTGACCGTCGCCTTCGGCTGCTATGGCAAGAGCGCGAAATGTTCGGACGAACTGGGTCGGCTGGGTGGCTTGGCGCTGCTCGGCGAGGTCCAGGCAGAGTTCGCACCGTGA
- a CDS encoding HWE histidine kinase domain-containing protein — protein MLAPSSPIEDDARLAVLERYQVIETPPEAVFDDIVSLAKGICDTPIALVSLVERDRQWFKACIGLGITETPLDQSVCAHAVVQRSTLIIPDLTLDDRTRDNPLVIGEPWLRFYAGALLTSPEGAVLGTLCVIDDKPRPGGLTAPQTAAIEALARQVMALLNLRRGVDIRDDVLVAQQQSQRAIETRARASETLNQRLQAEGVRQQQAQEAGQIGTFDVDIATDTIRLSAESCKIFGVQEQELHKVSDLEMLVLAADAKLASNAEMRRDGSAVSVAVYRIKRAGDGAVRWVERRGNFVYGADGEPRRFTGTHQDVTERKLAEQRQAALLKLGDDIRDATTTAAIIATASRALGETLRVARAGYAAVDAAADTFDVERDWTGSNVASITGQLALSKFKATIDRIRYGDTLAVANIRSAGWLEADLATYRDIGVQAQIVVPLLRSSELVGLMFAHSAEPRTWNQQELDFTYAVADRTYAGLAKVQAEAQQRLLNQELSHRLKNTLALVQAIAAQTLKHAADKEAVNGFRQRLLALSKAHDVLLQQSWSAARIKTLVASVLSLHVDSARLAIDGPDILLGPKAVLSLSLLLHELATNAVKHGSLSIERGRVTLTWWIDHAAPKPAVVLTWKETGGPPATKPAVEGMGSRIIRMGLAGTGESMLDYTSSGFIAEFRAPLALVTEN, from the coding sequence ATGCTTGCGCCCTCTAGTCCAATCGAAGATGATGCCCGCCTTGCCGTGCTCGAGCGCTATCAGGTTATCGAGACGCCGCCTGAAGCCGTTTTTGACGATATCGTCTCGCTCGCCAAGGGTATCTGCGATACGCCGATCGCGCTGGTGAGCCTCGTTGAACGTGACAGGCAATGGTTCAAGGCCTGCATTGGGCTCGGGATCACGGAAACGCCGCTCGACCAATCGGTCTGTGCGCATGCGGTGGTTCAGCGATCGACCCTCATCATTCCGGACCTCACCCTCGACGATCGCACCAGGGACAACCCGCTGGTGATCGGAGAACCCTGGCTGCGCTTCTATGCTGGCGCCTTGCTGACCTCTCCGGAAGGAGCCGTCCTCGGAACGCTGTGCGTGATCGATGACAAGCCGCGGCCGGGTGGACTCACTGCACCTCAGACGGCTGCGATCGAAGCGCTGGCACGGCAGGTGATGGCACTGCTCAATCTGCGTCGCGGCGTCGATATCCGTGACGACGTCCTGGTTGCGCAACAGCAGTCACAAAGAGCAATCGAAACGCGGGCCCGCGCTAGCGAAACCCTCAATCAGCGACTTCAGGCGGAAGGTGTCCGCCAGCAGCAAGCGCAGGAGGCAGGCCAGATCGGCACCTTCGACGTCGATATTGCAACCGATACCATCCGGTTGTCGGCCGAAAGCTGCAAGATTTTCGGTGTTCAGGAACAGGAACTCCACAAAGTTTCCGACCTGGAGATGCTGGTGCTTGCCGCGGATGCAAAACTGGCGTCGAACGCGGAGATGCGCCGCGATGGCTCCGCCGTTTCCGTGGCGGTGTATCGGATCAAGCGTGCCGGCGACGGTGCCGTACGCTGGGTCGAGCGGCGGGGAAACTTCGTGTATGGCGCGGACGGCGAGCCACGTCGCTTTACCGGAACGCATCAGGACGTCACCGAGCGAAAATTGGCGGAGCAGCGGCAGGCCGCGCTTCTCAAGCTCGGTGATGATATTCGCGACGCCACCACGACGGCAGCGATCATCGCCACCGCATCGCGCGCGCTCGGCGAAACGCTCAGGGTCGCGCGTGCCGGCTACGCGGCTGTCGACGCCGCCGCCGATACTTTCGACGTCGAACGCGACTGGACTGGATCGAACGTCGCCAGCATCACCGGACAATTGGCGCTGTCGAAGTTCAAAGCGACGATCGATCGAATCCGTTATGGCGATACTCTTGCCGTCGCCAACATCCGCTCCGCAGGTTGGCTCGAAGCCGACCTTGCAACCTATCGGGACATCGGGGTCCAGGCGCAGATCGTCGTACCCCTGCTCAGGTCCAGTGAACTGGTTGGGTTGATGTTTGCTCACAGCGCAGAGCCACGCACCTGGAATCAGCAGGAGCTGGATTTTACCTATGCTGTGGCCGACCGCACCTATGCGGGTCTTGCCAAGGTGCAGGCCGAGGCCCAGCAGCGCCTGCTCAATCAGGAACTCAGCCACCGATTGAAGAATACCCTTGCATTGGTCCAGGCGATCGCTGCCCAGACGCTGAAGCACGCGGCCGACAAGGAGGCGGTAAACGGATTCAGGCAGCGCCTGTTGGCGTTGAGCAAGGCGCACGATGTCCTGCTGCAACAGAGCTGGTCCGCGGCGCGCATCAAAACGCTCGTGGCAAGCGTGCTGTCCTTGCACGTGGATTCGGCGCGACTGGCAATCGATGGTCCCGATATCCTGCTTGGACCAAAAGCCGTGCTGTCGCTGTCGTTGCTTTTGCACGAACTTGCCACAAACGCGGTCAAGCATGGCTCGTTGTCGATCGAGCGAGGAAGAGTCACGTTGACCTGGTGGATCGACCATGCCGCACCGAAGCCGGCGGTCGTCCTGACGTGGAAGGAGACCGGCGGGCCTCCAGCCACGAAGCCGGCTGTCGAAGGCATGGGCTCGCGCATAATTCGCATGGGCCTTGCAGGAACCGGTGAGAGCATGCTGGATTATACGTCTTCGGGCTTTATCGCTGAGTTTCGTGCGCCTCTTGCACTCGTGACCGAGAACTAA